The Panicum virgatum strain AP13 chromosome 3N, P.virgatum_v5, whole genome shotgun sequence genome includes the window CAGTAGAAATTCTGAGTGCACCCAGCCAAAGCATTCTGTTCGGTGAAGAATTGAGGAAAGCCATCTCTCCAAGCAGTTTGATGTGATCCGGTCTAACTAAGAAACAGATGGCATTACATCTCAAACCTATACTGATTCTTATAATCTTATTGCTGCCTATAAACTAGTCCTCGGAGGGACTGACAGATACATCTTTGTGATGTCCCTCCTGATTCACATGCTACCATTGGTTTCCTGCATAACAGAAAATATTGATGCATGTCAGTCTTAAAAAAAACCATCTTACCAGCAATCTAATAGCTGAGTTCAAGCAAATATCATAAGGGGCAATTGCGTTTCTACCCTTACTTTGAATCCCAATTGCAATTTTACCCCCATTTTTTTTGACTTTGCATTCTTACCCCTACTGTTTCAAAATAAAGCATCGTTTTACCCCTACTCCGTTAACAGCACCTAACAGTGTTAAAGAAGATAATTTTGCCCTTGCAAATATACCCCTACTTTTTTAAGAATTTGTGAATATACCCTTATTTGCTATTATATTGCAGCAACATTCCAATAACAATATGAACAAGAAATTGACATAATTTGGACAGCATCTTAACACATAACTAAGTTCAAACCACATACATATGTATAGATAGCTAACATCCAATCATACATATCCAAAAGAGATGTACCACCATATCACATCCCCATTGTACATGTCCAAAAGACAAGCATGTCTTCAGTTGCATCTCGCTGTAGTTTGCATTCGCAATATTTGTTAGCTTATGGTATAAAAAATTTGTATGTTATGACATACATTTGATAAAATTCTCCTTTAACAGACTGTGCCAGAATTTCCATTCGTATGCTCCTTCAAAATGTATAGTGTAGACTGTATAAAGTGGCAGTATGTCTGTATGGATAAAAGCCAAATCTGAAATCGCATGCACTTCTTTTCCTCCAGCATTTTTTGTATCATTGTACAAGCAAACTGTGTGCTCACTGGTTTTCCAAAACAGATATGTTTAAGCATATTGAGTGCAGGAAACTTGGTAATCTGAAATCTATTTTGGTTACAGGCACCTTGGCACTTTCTCTCAGGCACCACTGCTCAGAGTCGAGGAATGGATGAGCCACAAGCTTGAGGCCGAGGTGGATGGCTTGCCAATGTCAAAGACAACATTGGCAAGCCGCCTGCCCCTCTCTGTCCGCGCCCACGCGGAGCCACGCGCAGGCCGctgcccacgcgccgccgcccgcgagccaccgccttggccgcgccgcgcacccttGCTAGCGCTGGCCGCGCCCTGTAGGGCCCCGCGCGCTGACTGGTCAGGCCACACGCCGCGCACCCTCGCTGGCCGGGCCGCGCGCCGTACAGGCCGCACAGAACTCCGGGCCCTGCCACCAGGGCAGGCCGGGTAGGCCGCGCGCCCTACAAGCTGCGTGCGGAGCTCCCTGCTGGCCGCACCCCCAAGCCGGGATCTGCAGCGCAGTGCCTCAGGCCGCCGCCCCCATAGCTGAGAGAAAGGAGAGGATGAGAGAACTCGGGGCTCAGATCTGCTTGGAGGAGAAGAGACGAGGATAAGGGGTATATTTGTCTTTTCGCAGgatttttgttattttattaATTGTTTTATTCGGGATGCACCTCACGGTGTTACGAATAGGGGTAAACAGAGGCTTCGTATTGAAACAGTAAAGGTAAAAATGCAAAGTCAACGAAAATAAGAGTAAAATCGCAATTGGGGTTCAAAATAAGGGTAGAAACGCAATTGCCCCATATCATAAACATCTTAACGAACAAAGGATcataaaagaagaagaaacggTATTGTGATATATTTAAAGAAACTCGCAATTGACGTCTTGAGCAAACAACAATTTCATATTTTATTAAATCCCAAGCAAACTGAATATAAAGCCTTTCAACAAGGTGACAACCACAAAACCATGCCGAGCGGATGCAAGtaagaaaaatacaaacccaGTGGTCATCAGTGGCGAATCGTAGAAATTTTAAAACCAAAATGCATATATTGTATCTATTAATAAGAGTTTAGCCATGCAATTCTCATCCAAGCTGTATTGCAAAAATAATATTCCTAATTTGATCAATGTCCACTCTACATTCTATTTTAACTAGGTtggtgcccgtgcgttgctacgggtaagaaaaaaatatatgatgCGCCTAAGTTAATGTTAGCATGAAGTAGTTTCCAATAAAATGTTTTCTATGATGAGCCTAAGTTAATGTTAACCAATACAAAGATCATAATAACATGTAACTTgaaaaaattattaaaaaatGTTTGTTAAGATAGTTAACCAATAAAATCCAGTCCCGGATACATGACCAACAAAATCTATCTTGTATCATTTTCTATGATGCGCCTAAGTTAATGTTAGCAGGAAGTAGTTTCCAAAGTTCctttaaaaatattcaattacAATTTGAATTAATGAAATATGTATTAGATCATCAACGTTATGGGAGATATTATGGCAACGTGCCCTCACTCCTGGCTCTGCCACCAATACCAGTCATGGGATCTGCCTTTATGGCGTCATTTACGTTAATTAATGCTATGGAGTAAAGCTTTAGTGAAATATAATATCTGTGATGAAATGAACCAGATTAAGAATCATTGGCCGCGATCCATCAGTACCACCCCGTCCTTCAAATCAACGTCCATGGTGCCCAAATCTACCGCGTCCTAGTCAAACTCCTCGCCGTCCAAGGTCCACTCCTTCCTCGCACCGCCACGGCGCCACCACTGTCCGTGCCGCCTGCTGCGGCACCTCTCCTGCAGTCCTGCCACTCCTTggtgtggccgcggcggcgctccatcTTGTCATCTTGGAGCCGTCACTGCCAGCCATCGCCATCTGCCCCACCTGCCGCAGCCCCTCCTGCTGCGCGTGGCGCCGCTCCTGGTGTGCCACCATACCACCACCAGTGAGACACATTTTGTTGCTTCTGTGAATGAAAAAACAAAGTGATGGAACAGATGAAGATtacaaaaatagaaaatcagCAAACCATTGTGTATAGATAATCTGAATTCTTGAACTGAGGCCTTCTTGCAACAATTTATGATGATAGCTAAAAGGCCTTTTTGATGGCATTATTGATATCTCGATAACATTTATGAAAACACAAAATCAGGTGACATATATCCTACAAGAGAATGTTATTTTCCAGATAATTCTgttaaatatttataaaaataatttttgagTATAGCATAACCAAACCTACGTCATCTCAATATTTTTGGAGAGAAGAAAATCATTTCAGGAATAGTTCATGCCAAGCTTCATAGCCTACATTTGAACAGGTCATTGTCCTCCAATTGCTGAACATATATAGTTATATACCAATATAACTCAAGAGTTATGCACAAGAAAGAAAATAATAGGCACATCTGCACGTGCTCTGGGCCTCTGGCCTTGGAATACAGTGAGTAACTACAGCATGAGTAGAACCTCATGAAGAACAGAGTAATAACACTTCTGAGTAGTTGCTAGTTGGAAATCTTGTAATTTTGAAAATTGTCATCGACATAAAATCAAGTAACTTAATACTATATGCTTTCACACGATAGCTCATGAAGATGGAAAGGTTCCTCTAAATTGTGATATTAATAGGCTTAAAGATAACATCTAGCGTGCGTTTTCCACCCTTGTTGACTCCAAGATGCTGGCGAAAATAGCTATAATCCACCCATGAacctgctcaaaaaaaaaaaatgaaagcacCATACCACACGTGATGAAATAATTATATATAGGAATAGACAAATGATCACTATTATCATGACCGTATTTTCGTGCAGCTACGGGGCCATAAATTGAGGTGCATACCAGTAAGATCAATAGTCTCCTGCAGCGAGCGTTCGTTTTTCTGCGCCTAACTTAACGAAGCAGACCATCGGTCCCTTACCCGCTTAACCTGTACAGGATTAAGATCAATGTAACTGTTTCAACCGCGAATGACATCACAATAATGGACAATCCAACTGCGTTAAGTGACTTATCGGCACGGGGTATGTTCGTCAAGTCACCGAATGGTTGCCTTGGCACGCCTTTCACCTTGCCTGAATTCATATTAGGAAACATTCAGGGTCTGAGCAAACAGGCTGTCAAATATCACAAAATTTATACAAACCGAGGCTGAAATTAtgttcaaataaaataaaaaccaaCTTAATATGAAAAATGAACAAATATATAGTGAATCTACAAGAAGGGAAACTGTCAGCGTAGCAAATACATTAAAAAAATCAGAATGCAAATCTGCCCATGCTGTGAACCTCGATATTGTGATATTATCATCTCGCAAGTGACTGGCTCAAAACTGTCACCGTGCCATACAGTTGCCCTCATATTCACCtgtccatgttttttttttatacAATCCAGTCATATTTCAGCAGGCTTACGATAAGTTTTAAGTTTGAAAAATGGCCAAATATTTACATTAAGGACCAGCTGAACATTCTAACGGAACCAGGCTTGAGGTTAGACCAAAACCAATTTAGGTGTATACTACCACTCCAATATTCAGTCATCACTTACGTTATGCTAACTGGAAGACATGTCTGTATAAAAAGGTCACAATCTTGCAGGGAAGAGAAGTGAATTGCACTGatttaataaaaaaaactatagcAGATGCTCACTAAGCTAAGCGTCATTCTGCTAGAAATCTGAACATGGGACTGCATACCGTTTTGCATTCCATTTCCCTTGAGATAACTGAATGTTCAGATATGCTGCATTACCTTTTAGTTCAGAAAACTTAATAGCAGATAGTATTCATGAACTGACAACACCCTGATCATGGCTGGGCTCCATCGTTTTGTAAAAGCAAGTCCACCAAGATACAACCAGAACCACGAGAATTAAAGATACCTCCAGGGACCGTTCTTCGCAggccatggtggccggcggcagaGCGCAGCCAGTGGTGTAGGGCATGGGAGGGCTCGAGGAGTGGGGGAACAGAGCGAGGAGGTAGTGGGGGTTCCGTTTTACCACTTACCCGTGTCGTGTTGCAGCCAAATCTGTCGGATTTGAGGCGCAGGAGGTCGGAAGGAGGCAGAGACCACCGGCCCAGGAGCCTTAGGGTGCCGGCGCAAAAGCCTTGCGGCGACGGCGATCGCCTCGGGCCAACGACAAAGGAGGCAGAGACCGCCGGCGCAGGAGCCTCAGTGCGCCGGCGATCGCCTCGGGTCAGTGGCGCAGGAGTCAGCTGCAGTTGCCGTGGCTCCTTGATCGCAGTTGCCGCGGAGCTGCGTTGTCGATGGAAGGGATGAGGCGGCGGGTCGAGAATTGACCTAGTGCGTGAGAAACAAATCGATGGCGCCTGATGCATCTACGCAGGTATGCGGACGGCCAGAAACACCCAGTCCCATGTTATTAGCACGATAAAACGTTGAAACGTTGGAGAGGCAGATTTCGTCTTGTAAACGTTTAAACGAACATTTAAACATCGTGACAAATAATATAGGAAAATATCAATATAAATAATTTATTCACACAATATACTAAGTTTAATACCAAACAACTAGTTAAATATCAAACAACCAATGTAGGTTCACATAATAATAGTTCCAAAATAACATGTTCACAACCAAAGCAATCAAGCgaacaacaaaataaaatagtAGAATGACAAGTCCACAAGCACAAGTGCATAAGCAAGCAAATCAAATCCACAACCACAAGCAGTcaagcacaataataagcacaCAAGCATTATTCAATCTCCCATCTATGATGTCTCAAAAACCATCATCTAATTCATCAAGACCGATATCATCATTCCTTTCCTCTTCACCATTGCCACCATTGTTTGTTGCTTCATCGTCATCCATATCAAGGTCATCAAGCACAAAATCATCATCATTCTCATTTTCTTCACCCACATCAgtgtcatcttcatcttcatcttgaacAATTCTTGACACATGACTACCATGAGCTCGCCTAGGAAAATTACGTCCTTGAAGTTGTGTAGATGCACCAGCGGCTTGATCAACATGGTCCCATGTGAAAAGAGGATCACCCCCAATAGGTGCTGAATTAGCTAATGGATCAACCCACTCATTGTCCCAATCAAAATCTTCAAGAACTAAAGGATCAAAGTTCTTTCCTTCTTCACGCATTTTTTGGAACCTAGCGGCCATCTTTCTATTGTATGAAACATACACCAAATTATTCAATCTCTCATGCTCTAGCCTGTTCCTTTTCTTGGTATGCATCTACAAGTTTCAACCAAAGTAGCAATACTCAATAAATAAGGAGGTAACAACTAAAATTGAGTAGTGTCATGTAATGTAAGGATATAAACTAACTTACAAATTCAAATGTGCTCCAATTTCGCTCACAACCGGATGATGAAGCACAAAGACTAACAATCCGCCTTGCAAACTTATAGAGCTCAATGGTTCTACCACCATATGCAAGCCACCAGTCAACTAAATAAGAAAATAAGTTGGGATTTAGATGCTGAAAACAAATTACATGTTGCTGAAATAGATATTGGAAGTTTAcaagtattagaatactcactTGGACTTCTTGTTTGAGCGTTCCTTATAGCCATTGGGTTTGCAAATGATTCTCTTTGGTTCTCATAAAGGACAGCCTGACCATCAATTTTGTCTCTAAGGTCGTCATCTGTCACCATTTTAACAAGCACATCATTGAAGCAACCCCTTAGCTCTCCAACATAGCCATCATCATCACTCTGTTTCATCTTGTAGAATTTTCCAGGGTTCAAATATAGTGCTGCTCCATACAAAGGAGTATCCATTTGTTTCACCCAACGGTTCTCAACAATTTTCATGATGCGATTGAGACAAGCTTTCTTGTTTTGAGTGGAGAATGATGctgaaattttttgttttgctaTATTCATAGCTGCTGCCACCTCAGGCAAGGCAGGCTTCTCATCACCATCTACCAATCTTAGCACAAGTAGCGGTAAAGAAGCTCTAAGGCAGTCCTCAACTGAATTCCAGAATTGTGTTGAGAAAATAATTTCATAGACCTTTTTCCCGGCCTCTGTTTTAGCCACTTTGGAACGAGTAAAAACATCACCAGAAAATAAGGCTCTCAATGCATCCTTATGCTTGTGTAAACTCCTCAAGGTGAGAAATGCAGTGGCAAATCTAGTAGCAGCCATCCTCACAAGGTCCATACCTTTTGTGAACTTCCTCATCTCATTAAGAATTCTCCCATGCCTATATATAAATGTTGTGACATGACGAGCACGTGTAATAGGCTTCGCAAAATCCTTCAATTTTCCTATATCCTCTAACATAAGGTCCAAGCAATGAGCAGCACAAGGGGTCCAAAATAATGTAGGAGTCCTTTCAACCAAATATCTACCTGCTGCCTTGTAGTTGGCACCATTGTCAGTGACAATCTGTACAACTTTGTCCCTACCAATCTTCTTAATTCTCTGGTCTAATAGGTCTACAAGCATCATGGCATCATGAGACTCATTTGATGCATCCACTGACTCTAAAAAGAATGTCCCCACTGGGCTGTTAACTAGGAAGTTTATTAGCTGGCGACCCCTCCTATCTGTCCATCCATCTGACATGAGGGTGCAGCCATACTGAGTCCATGCATCCTCATGCCTCTTCTTGTCACCATCTATCTTTTTGACACACTTCGCAAGTAATGGTTCTCGTAGCTCATGGAAACTAGGGGGCTTGAACCCTGAACCATATTGTGCAATGGACTCTACAGCAATCTCAAACTGTCTTGAGTTGGCAACATTGAATGGTACGCCACACTCATAGAAGCACTTAGCTATCTCTATGCAAACAacatctctttcttctttgggcttcattgataCATTAATGGTTCTTTGATAAGGACCTTTGGCATGCCTCTCCGCTAC containing:
- the LOC120663564 gene encoding uncharacterized protein LOC120663564 isoform X1, with the protein product MKAALDAGKTKRDIPVYDDSEEGDGEEDTVEVIESSRAGSSSSSRSTSKRKESASKPPTAPSSKKPINALLRRTPQEVVAERHAKGPYQRTINVSMKPKEERDVVCIEIAKCFYECGVPFNVANSRQFEIAVESIAQYGSGFKPPSFHELREPLLAKCVKKIDGDKKRHEDAWTQYGCTLMSDGWTDRRGRQLINFLVNSPVGTFFLESVDASNESHDAMMLVDLLDQRIKKIGRDKVVQIVTDNGANYKAAGRYLVERTPTLFWTPCAAHCLDLMLEDIGKLKDFAKPITRARHVTTFIYRHGRILNEMRKFTKGMDLVRMAATRFATAFLTLRSLHKHKDALRALFSGDVFTRSKVAKTEAGKKVYEIIFSTQFWNSVEDCLRASLPLLVLRLVDGDEKPALPEVAAAMNIAKQKISASFSTQNKKACLNRIMKIVENRWVKQMDTPLYGAALYLNPGKFYKMKQSDDDGYVGELRGCFNDVLVKMVTDDDLRDKIDGQAVLYENQRESFANPMAIRNAQTRSPIDWWLAYGGRTIELYKFARRIVSLCASSSGCERNWSTFEFMHTKKRNRLEHERLNNLVYVSYNRKMAARFQKMREEGKNFDPLVLEDFDWDNEWVDPLANSAPIGGDPLFTWDHVDQAAGASTQLQGRNFPRRAHGSHVSRIVQDEDEDDTDVGEENENDDDFVLDDLDMDDDEATNNGGNGEEERNDDIGLDELDDGF
- the LOC120663564 gene encoding uncharacterized protein LOC120663564 isoform X2: MKAALDAGKTKRDIPVYDDSEEGDGEEDTVEVIESSRAGSSSSSRSTSKRKESASKPPTAPSSKKPINALLRRTPQEVVAERHAKGPYQRTINVSMKPKEERDVVCIEIAKCFYECGVPFNVANSRQFEIAVESIAQYGSGFKPPSFHELREPLLAKCVKKIDGDKKRKFTKGMDLVRMAATRFATAFLTLRSLHKHKDALRALFSGDVFTRSKVAKTEAGKKVYEIIFSTQFWNSVEDCLRASLPLLVLRLVDGDEKPALPEVAAAMNIAKQKISASFSTQNKKACLNRIMKIVENRWVKQMDTPLYGAALYLNPGKFYKMKQSDDDGYVGELRGCFNDVLVKMVTDDDLRDKIDGQAVLYENQRESFANPMAIRNAQTRSPIDWWLAYGGRTIELYKFARRIVSLCASSSGCERNWSTFEFMHTKKRNRLEHERLNNLVYVSYNRKMAARFQKMREEGKNFDPLVLEDFDWDNEWVDPLANSAPIGGDPLFTWDHVDQAAGASTQLQGRNFPRRAHGSHVSRIVQDEDEDDTDVGEENENDDDFVLDDLDMDDDEATNNGGNGEEERNDDIGLDELDDGF